The sequence ATTAGCAGTCGCGGATCATCACTTGGACTGTGTTTTAGGATTTATTTTAAACATGTTTGTGTTGAACATGTTTAGGTTTTTTGTTCTGCGTTACTATCGTCGAGTACTTTGTTTGTTTTAGTATTTCCCTTTCCTATCAATACTGGTAGCTTAGTCTGTCTGTTTGGttctaatgataccgcaacccgcatgcgcaatacatacgtatgcgggcactcgcGCGCATGCGTATGCGTAtactttgtatgcggtatgcggcatgcggattcgtatcgaatgcctttgctcccggtacggcggttacttggtcctcaagtaagtatcttttccataattatatccgtgattcggggagttggttatggaagggattactattatctcggatggttctagaattagggtttgcctatatatacaaaccctaattatcattctaaggGACAACCACGTTACGTAACAATCATTAACCACACATCTTACGTAACCAGCATCATCTCtcatcttctcaaggttaacatgTTTGTTCTTTGTTGACTAGCACCTACAGCCTTATATGGGGCCTTCCGATCAAcgaccgttatcgaaggtggacttaatcatttggccaccccgccgacatcatcatgtctgccagggttattcacggtagccggaccggagagccttgttctaagatcctacatgtatttatgtcATTGTGATCCgcgatttaattttattaaaagaaaATGTGTTTTGCTTAGTAAATAGACTTTTCCATATCCCTCTTTACTTTTCAATGTTGCACTttgtctgtaacgaccctggattttccaacgtttatttattaataattattattattaatacttgtgattaaacgaatgtatgttattacatttacttgatgCCATGATTAATTGtatttgactttaaatgcccgaaacgtctttgtgacactcgagacttacacgaataatattttcagatattatttacattcatgattagttttattaatcattttatttaactaaggttattagttaattacatgagcttttattggattacttgttaattactacaaacttgggctttatatttgtacatggacttaaagagcccaccctacaccttgttggattaactagcccattttatacacttgtaagtatcaaatTAGATGGAAACTACTTAGTTTAATActtgaaggaatctagttaccataatccccatgcacatacctctATTAACCACACTTTTTCAAGCTTTACCTACAAGTGACCAAGGAACATTTGCCTTCCTCCTTTTTCTGCTGTAAAACCGTAGGCCTAAGGGCCATAAGGGTGGCTTTTGCTTTCAATTTTTGTTAACTTATGCACTCATACtctttcattcaaacacacacacaaacacttacaacttttctctcatttgctctctaaagtgtgagttctttcaaggctttctcttcttctttttctcttgacAAAACCGAACCTAATgcatctcatcatcatcaatacttgttcttgtttaatgtttgattacttgtagttactagttgttgttacttacttacatgtacaagaatcaaactcattagtttcattcttcttttatcttgtatcacaagaacactcaagaacataaacttactagttatgttctacatatactttcttaaaagattgcaagttcatgtattgattaaaatcatacttgtgattcatgaagtaaacttcaagtttactttcttaaagatcaaactttggtttgaatctttaaagtatgaacaaccatgacctattaacttgtttatttagtttgttacttcatattatgcattttaatttcatgtttgttggttattattggtcaagtgttactagttaaccttgatctcatttctcttgaactaaaagttaactttactagttcaagaacatgtaaatgaaactttttaattataacttggtacacttatgttagatctagacttttgagtcttgcatcttcaagatcaaactaagaactatgttctacaactcaagatcttgatttcataagtttactttcaagtttgtaacttattattagttttaaagttcatgtatgtgttagatctaagactttgatgtaactttggttcatcaaaacacttgcaacacttaagtgagttgtgcttcatgtcttagacttacacttgggttatgatggtcaaaccttggtgaaaatgatgcaaacacatcaacgagttgtacacttgaagctatacgcatcaaggatgagaaccgtgataagcatcgagcaccaagaccaccggaacccactatttttctgtgttctgtcttctgcctactgttttctgggttctgtaacataccagtacacctgggctactgtaaccttgattttcagttagatcttttcgagtagataatttttcatataggactcgtcttaatccgagttacggtttaggatttatggccctccgatcgtcactatgtccttttaacgttgtgcagaaatttctgacctactcgcacttagaccttcgccacggtcaaacgaagacgagtttgcttctgtaaattttaccacacttaaaggactcatatacggagccatggccactggtctcaccttaattcagtaagggtagaggccgtggtgactgatcgaagtcagcccttgttttaaactactttcataaacgaaacttaccttacgccttttgtttgatgatgaatgatgatgacccttaagacctaatttacatacttttaaacctattcggacgatttactgacttagtactatttgacttaggttgaggactcgttggacctttcggaccgattacttgcacactttcccgactcgactgtaccgctactttatcattgtgagttatagcattccctttttactttaacttattttgggaactgagaatacatgcggattttatgttttacatactaggcacgagtacttaaactttatatatgtgtgggttatataacggcagaaacattccctttagctcggtaacgtttagtcattggtttttgaaccggtgaacgcgaatcttagatatggatccatagggtttgacatccccactcgggctagtcgcgctagcatttaacgagtgtttaatacttcgtaaacatacgcacttgccaagtgtactttcagggggtataaacgttaagttagttaccaagtgcccacggttaacatatactttatcttactattttgaaacgctctttgtagcactgaaatctcgtggcctaccttacatactgttatacttaaactatagctcaccaacctttgtgttgacgtttttaagcatgtttttctcaggtgcttaaggtttgcttccgctgtgtactagtcttgccgtagacacccgctgctctagtgttatcaccacatgaactactttatcttgcattcaaacttaattacatttgaaactatgttttgtaacgacctaagggtcatatacatttattcatgcttgctattcgtagaagcatactgttggtgtaaaacaatcgacgtcggttatgacgtcatctttttatcgtgaatgcaacttcttttattacagcatgtagtacttaaccttgtaatgatcctgttgttgatgattcgtacacgatggttttgtacggggcatcacattgtcGACTGAAACAGGTTAGTGAAATTTACATAAATACCGAAAAAGGCATTTCATAATCCCGCGAAGTCGCGGGTATTAAACTAGTTAAATTTAATAACATgactatatattttataaaaatcatGGTGGTTGGAGCTTCAAACCGTATATAAAATCCTTTTGAGTTTTGATGTTAAAATCATTACTCATTACACAAGATTTCTAAATTATGTAGAACACAAAAAGGCAAACGTCTACATTCTATATAAACTTTCACAAGTTATAGAAGACAATAAAGCATAAAGCAtgttgtttaaaatggaaatgaaTTTCGCGTAATCGCGTTATACGACATTAATTTCAGTAATTAATATATGTATGTAGTAGATATAAGTTCAACGTGGATGGTGTCTAGCTCGGTTCTTTATTGGTGTTTTCTTTCCTTAGTTTTCCTTTAGGTTTGGTGGTCTTGTTTGTTTGGTTTCGTGTTGTTAGTTCGcattgtttgtttggttttgtatTGGTGCTAGTTTGCGTTGTTGTTTATTTTGTTAGGTTCATTAGGGTTTGTTGGTTTTCACCTCCTAGTTTTAGGTTTCTTGAGGTCTTTTTCTCTTTCCCATGTTTATATGTTTTTTGTTTTTGGGCTTCATCTTTTTGACGAAGTTTCCTTCTGTTATTTAAGTTTATGCTTTTTCCAAAAAAAAGTAGCCGCTAATCGCTATAAGTATAATGTTTACGTTGATTgtttttcagtttaaatttgatattTTCTTTCTCGAGTCATTCTCTCATGAACCTTGTTGTGTTTTTAATTTAGACACCTTTGTGTTTTTTGTTTTAGAGTCGATTAGTGTAACTTATGAAGCTGTCGTTGGGTACTTGGTCGGAATGTTGGCTTCTCACGGTTCTATGAACTTTGTTCTTTTGCATCTAACACGTAAGCGAGATTAATTCGGGAAGTTTGTTATTCATCATAAGAGCATTTCTTATGGTTCAATACATCATGTTCATCAAAAGTTGAAAACCAACATAGCAAAATCCAGTGTTTCATACAAACGAAACCAAAGAATTGGTGTTCTAATAATTATCGTCCTAATAGTTATCGTCAAAAAAACAACTAAGTTGATACAGAAAGGAAGCATTTCAGAATGCCATGTGGATAACTGATAACTAAGTTGTGACATAATAATAGCAAGGCGCGTGTGAACTGGGATTTGCTTCATGGGGTATCAACGATCAGAAGTGCTTCAAGTTCTGCTCTACGACGCTCAAGTTCCTGTAACAATAAGAAACGCAGATCTTGTTACATTGCAAGGAAACATTTTCTTACTATCACTAGAGTGGCAACATGGAAAACGGGTCAAGATGGGTAACGGTCGACCAATTTAATCAACATTTTGGATTTATAAAAACAACTAATGTACTTACAGAAGAATGTTAGTAATGGAAAATATTTATAAAATACGAGGGCCCCTTTTAGATCACAGAACTATGTTTACAAACATAAAGATACTTCTCTAGATATACTGATTTTATTACGCTTGGTGTGACTTTCAACCCATTTGAAcataaaatttataattaaatcCTTAACCCATCTGGCCCACTAGAGATAAGTCATAACCTGAATTGATTCTTACATAAATGGGTCAATGGCACCTCTAGATTAGAGTAAGTTGAGTGGAAGACAACTCCTATCAGCGTACATGACAAACCAACTAATTGTATTTACAGTGTAATTGTTAGAAAATAGCGTATGATTTGACTGTCTGGATTGATTTCTGAATCGTGTATTCACTTTCTCTATAGAGTATTTCGACCCAAAGATTGTCTTGGTTTCACGAAAtcttacagggataagacaagaacgtgtTTTTGGCAATGAATCACAAATCAGATTATTAGAAAAAGGAGAATTTTGTGTGTTGTGTGTTTTTTTAAGCAAAATGCCAAAACGAAATCAGATATCCTGTTAATTTGGTAGTTACAAATGAAAGGGTGTCCTTCATTATGGCGGGAAAAGTTGTTACACGAAAAGGTGTAACTTTTGACAGGAAACCCTTGGCAAACACCTTTTCGACATAACATATAGTATCATTTCGGTTGAGGTTTCGGGGTGCTGCCCCGAGCCCCGCGAGGGGCGCTGCCCCCTCGACCCCTGCCCACTCACCTGGGAGCGGGGCCCCCGCCAGGAGCGcagccccttggaccccgcaagggggcacCCCCTTGACCCCCGCTATTTTACGCCGCATTATTGAGTCAACTCTTACGGGCGAACCCGTTATTAAGTATAACTCAACAGCCTTTGCTTACATGTAAATCGCAACTACCTAAAACGATTAtaggatgacactaaaatcaccacaaCAGTAATTGGCTTGAAAGTTGAACAATTTACCTGTAGATCTTTAACAGCTTGCTGTGTTGATATCTCCTTGTGTTGGCGAGCACGCTTAAGGAAACCAATGCAGAGGAGTCCCTAACAGTTTCCATAAAACAGAATCAGCAAACGGCCAAAACGAATTGGTACGATGGAAAATGCTAATTATTTAAGCTAACGAGGCAGAAAACAATAAGAAAGAGACGCACGTCAAGCTGAAGGACTCGTGCAATAAAAACTGACGAAACTGTGTGTCAGCACTGCGGGTCAACATATGAGTTTATACAGGCTATATAACTTACTGAGATAACATAGATGAAGCCACAAGCAAGGAGTGTGTAACTTGCTATGTCACGAAGAAGAAGAACCTCATGCTGCTGTCCGTATATATCAGGATAAGCTCTTGTCATAACAGCAACGCTGGAAAAAAAACAACGTAACCACAAACCTTCTATCAGATATTGTAGATACAAGGACAATTAACAGAGGACACTTGCGTAGTAAATAAATAAGCAAACGAACAATACTGTTAAATTCGAGTAGGATTACTAGAGAGAAAACATTCTACTTGATACATACAGCCGCCAAAACATGTTGATGACAATTACAAACTTTTGCATTTCAGTTATACCAGAAATTGTTACATGTTCATACTAAGATAATGATGAAAGATATACAGTCATGTGGGCAATGTAGAACTGATCAGTTTCGTATAACGAATTCTTGATCAGAAGAAAAATATACAGCAAGACGGTCAAGTTTTCATTTGCTTTGAATGTAAATTAGATCAGGTAGCCAAACAAAACATAGACTTTAATCAGGCTATTCAACATTAAAAGGTAAAGCATATCTAGAACTTATGTGAGATGCACCAAAAGGTATATGTATAAATGGACCTACAAGATTTGCAGCATGCCCCTGCCAGCCCAATACTCGAGTACCTGAAACACATTAATTGAAGCATGATAAGCTATAGAGTAAACTCAACATGGTAACACTCAGACAACATGAAAGTAGTACATCGAAATCATCTACAGATCATAAATTTAATTTCACTTGCTTAGGCTAGTACTTGAACTGACAAGTGAAACTTTAACATCATAAATCCAAATAAGGAAAAATTGTCTTCATTGAATACAGCTTATCTTGTGCCCAGATAAATTACGCAAATGATCGGTGCTTAAAGTGCAAAACTCATTATTCAAATCACTTAGTATAATTAGAGTAACTCATACACTTATTCATCATTAGTATGTGTCCAATACATTATTAATTACAcatctgaaagcaattaaaaaaggatgcCGATATTAATCACATAAAAGGTTCGAAACAACCTTCCAGAACTTGATGATAAACGACCACTCAGTCTCTGCAACTATCACCAAAACCGCAATCACCATGGCATAACACCGAAATATACCGTCAAATATCTACAAACAAAAAATAAAAtcacaaataaataataatttattaatcaGTAATCATGAATCGCTAATTTACCATCTGTATGTGTAGAAATGAAAACAGATCAACGGCATACATCTAATCCATTGGTGAACGAACGTATGGCAGAGATGACGTTAGCGGCAATGCATAGAATTGCAGCGATAACGGTTACGAAACTGAAACATCGACAGGTGGAAAGTATCGGGTCGGGTTTGGCCCGGACTTTAACGTTTGGTAAGGTCGTGTTTGATGAGCTAGTGGTAGGTAGCGGTTGTGAGGTTTCTGCTTCCTCGATATCTTTTGTCATATTTCCGGCTAACTTTCCGGTGAACTGAGCGAGTGTGAGCAACAAGATCGATGTTAGTTTTTTTGGAAAGTTACAGTTATTTACCCTCACTTTACGGTTTGATAACGCTGTTAACCCTTAACTATAATGACACTGTTTATCTAACTTTTCAAAACTAAAGTGAACTACTTTTGAGAAATTTTCGTAAACGATCCTTATAGTTTGTACGAATTTACAATAATTGTATTTAATTTTTTTGATAGCGTTTCTGTTTAAAATTTGTATACTTGCTTCATAATTAATTCATCCATCACTTTAAACGACTACATACTCCAAACCTCTGTGGGAGGATCAAGCTTAATAGATTACCAACTGTCCCTAAACTTGAAACGAGGGGTGTTACGTGTGATAGAGATTATTGTTGTTTATGTGATGTATTGGAAGAATCTCAAGATTACTTATTTATTACGTGTGATACAAGCTGTTAAATTTGGTGTAGAATTGAAATTTGGCTCGATATTCTCATCCCTATTTGAAACTCAGTGGTTTGGACTTGGATTGACATCttcaataataacactaacaaaagCTTTATTGTCAACATTATGGTGACCGCGATTTTTTGGATTATATGGAGGCTTCGAAACAATATCACAACTTTTTGGAAGTCGTATGTCTTTGATAGCATTGTTGTTTCGTATTTTAATTGGCTTTTCTCGAGATACTACAAATCCTCTCTAAATTAGAATTTGTGTAATTTTGTTGTTGCTTTCCTAACTTCTCGCTAGTGTTTTAGTTTCAAATGAAATTTCGGTCGTTCGAATTAAAAAACATACTTTTAACCTCTTTATGACAATTTTAAAAAATGAAAtgtcatataaaatatatattttagcATGATTTAATTGAAATTCTACATAGTCCGTTGATAAATTATCAAAAATGTGAATTCTAAAATTAGACAACTTTGATTTTAGTTTAATCTAAGCCTTACAATCATATAGACAAATACACCATTATAATCTCAAAACAGTTGttatattcatattataaataataaataaattataattgAAGTAAACAACTAAACTCTTGTTCAAGATTTATCAACATTTTGGtcatttttattttaaattatttatatCACTCCCACTTATAACTAATGATTCATTATCCATTCCTTAATTAATATCAACATATTGTTTTGGTAAGTGAAGACAAACAATAAAAGTTATTTGTACGAATacgattataatataaattttagattttaataatggatTTGGTGAGAAggttaaaatttatttatatatttaaagtacataattaaattaaatttatacggagtagtttataataataatttaaggaCCAAAGAGGTACATTAGATATAATCCAAGGACCAATACTAGAGCTATATCTAcggagtatataatatatatatatatatatatatatatacatatatatatatatatatatatatatatatatatatatatatatatatatatatatatatatatatatatatatatataatataatataaaatataatatatctgGTCGAATACCAGACGTAATTGCCACTTCGCTCACTTATTCACGAGAGCGTGGGgacaaatttatattattatattttaataaaaaaatggaGAAAAATGAAGAAAATGGAAATTCAGAGAACACAGTAACAGCCGATGGTTCGATTTGTGGATACGAATCACTTCATCGTCTTCTTGAATCGTCACTGTCTCCCCAGGATTTCAAGGTAGCTACTGCATAGCTTTTACTGATTAAATATGTGTgtgcgtgtgtatatatatagtttttctTTTTTTCGTCTCGATTGGGTTGGGGTTCAATGTTCTAATTGTTTTGTATGAGGTTGAATTGGACGATTGTTGTCTGCAGTGTGCTGATCGTTAATGATTTACGATTTCATATTCATATTCAGATTATGTTATATGAGTAATACCAgtaactatttttattttattttattgtatttttagGATGTAGGATTTGAGGTTGACTTATAAAGTCAATTGAGTGACTATTATTATAATTGATACATGTTTTGATTTTTTAACAGAATTATATAACCAGTTCTGAAAACCCGTCATAAAGTAAGTCAATGGGTTTTGGATATTGAGGAATTATATATTATTtagattttaataaataaatagttatagttatagttattgcttttgtatgttgatcttATAAGGTTGTAGTTGAAACGTAGTTAATCCAGATGCGTTACTTGTGGACTTAGCTTTTAGTACTTATTATGGAAAAAAAATCAGGTTAATGTCTGTTGCTAATGATTCAGAACAAATGATCAAAAGACATATGGATGATCTTGAATAGCAGAATAGGTACAGTTTAACCATACAAATCAAATGATAAAGAATTTATTAAAACGTCGTCAATCAAACACGATAGTAGATGATGTTTTGGATTGGGTTGTTCTCTTGATGATATACATTTCAACTGTCTTTGCAGGAAGTCAGCCGCTTGCTTATTGGACTGAATTGTGGGAAAGCAATTGAGCCCTTGACAGTTTCCGAAACCGCCGAAGGGTTGTCCTCACAACATGATTTTGATATTCAGGTAGACTGTTATCTTGTTCCATGTTGACTTTTCTATAACTAGTTTACCATGTTACCGGTCTCATATCCATAAAATGTTACGTGGTGTGCTTATGATTTTTACACTCATTTGAGTAGCAGTGTACAGAATTCATATTATCCAAGTATTACAAGCTACTTGGCACTTGTAATGAAATTAGTTTATGTTAATGAAAGATTTTCGAGGGAAAATGAGTGAAAGAGGCCATGTGTACTTATTATATCCGTAAAATAAGAAAACCATATCAAACCGGCCTTTTGATATTTAACAAAACCATGATTCCATATATTATGTTAAAGCTAACATAATCTAATCAACGTAAACAAAACTGTGGCTAAAGTGCTAAACCCAATGTTCAATAGTATTTAATTACATTCTGTAGGGAATAAACAATACAGATTATTTGTTTATGTTAAGAATTAAGATGAGACCAAATAACGACATACAATACTGTATTCATTTTTGATTTTAATTCATGTTGCAGGCATTCAGCTTTAATGCCGATAAGGAACTACTGAGAGAACCTCGCATAGTGCGAGTCGGACTCATTCAAAACTCTATTGTTCTACCAACAACTGCGCCCTTTCATGACCAGAAGAACGCTATTTTTCAGAAACTAAAACCCATTATCGATGCAGCTGGTGCTTCAGGGGTCAATGTATTATGTCTACAAGTAAGCCACAATATAACACACCTGTAACTGTTGTTGGTTACTCAATTCCATATATgtgtatttttaaaaaaattaatggaTGAATTTATAACTGATATACAGGAAGCATGGATGATGCCTTTTGCATTTTGCACTCGTGAGAAAAGATGGTGTGAATTTGCAGAGCCTGCAGATGGTGAATCAACTCAATTCCTTCAAGGTTTTGCAAGGAAGTATAACATGGTCATAGTTAACCCGATACTCGAGAGAGATTTGAAACATGGGGAGACCATATGGAATACGGCGGTCGTAATTGGGAATAACGGTAACATAATTGGCAAGCATAGGAAGGTAATTTGTTCTTAATTTATTCCTAATTTTAGATTGAGTGACTAACTATCCGAATCATCTCACATGGTTTAACATTGCAAAAATAGAAGCATGTTTGGTGGGTCGTATAATGGTTCAAAACCAAGAATTTGACCTGTTGTAAAACCTAACCCAACTCAAACCATTTGTTACTTACAAAACTCACAATTTTCCCCTGAAAGTCGAAATCAACAATATACATCATTAAATCATTTGAATCATTTGTGAAAAAATGTATGAACAAGATCCGGCTATTATTTTTCTGTCCAAGTTGGCTTGTTTTTCGAAATTATACTGTTTTGTTTCACACGATAGTGTGTTTATATTGATGGTCCTAAAAAGTTGATTAGCATACTCATCATACTGGTATGCTTTGAACCTCGAATGACAGAATCATATACCCCGAGTTGGTGATTTCAACGAGAGTACATATTATATGGAGGGCAATACTGGGCACCCCGTGTTTGAGACTGCATTTGGGAAGATTGGTGTCAACATATGCTACGGAAGGCACCATCCTTTAAACTGGTTAGCCTTTGGGTTAAACGGTGCAGAAATCGTCTTCAATCCGTCTGCCACAGTTGGTGAACTCAGTGAACCAATGTGGCCCATTGAGGTACCTCCCCGTATTCTTCTTATATTCTCTTTCTTAGGAGCAATTGTTTACCCAACCCGCCCGAATTGCCCACTCTCCACCCCCAAATGTTGCTAACTATAGTGAATCACTTTGCTTAATAAGTTGGTTAATCCTTTAGATCATCTAAATAACTCTGCACATGCAATTTGGTTATCAGGCTCGAAATGCTGCAATTGCGAACAGTTACTATGTGGGGTCCATCAACCGAGTTGGGACAGAGGTGTTCCCAAACCCGTTCACATCAGGTGACGGAAAGCCTCAACATGCAGATTTTGGTCATTTCTACGGTTCAAGTCATGTTTCAGCACCAGATGCTTCATGTACACCTTCACTTTCAAGGTACAAAGACGGGTTGCTGATATCAGAGTTGGATCTAAACCTTTGCAGACAACTA comes from Rutidosis leptorrhynchoides isolate AG116_Rl617_1_P2 chromosome 4, CSIRO_AGI_Rlap_v1, whole genome shotgun sequence and encodes:
- the LOC139845290 gene encoding uncharacterized protein, with product MTKDIEEAETSQPLPTTSSSNTTLPNVKVRAKPDPILSTCRCFSFVTVIAAILCIAANVISAIRSFTNGLDIFDGIFRCYAMVIAVLVIVAETEWSFIIKFWKVLEYWAGRGMLQIFVAVMTRAYPDIYGQQHEVLLLRDIASYTLLACGFIYVISGLLCIGFLKRARQHKEISTQQAVKDLQELERRRAELEALLIVDTP
- the LOC139845291 gene encoding beta-ureidopropionase, producing MEKNEENGNSENTVTADGSICGYESLHRLLESSLSPQDFKEVSRLLIGLNCGKAIEPLTVSETAEGLSSQHDFDIQAFSFNADKELLREPRIVRVGLIQNSIVLPTTAPFHDQKNAIFQKLKPIIDAAGASGVNVLCLQEAWMMPFAFCTREKRWCEFAEPADGESTQFLQGFARKYNMVIVNPILERDLKHGETIWNTAVVIGNNGNIIGKHRKNHIPRVGDFNESTYYMEGNTGHPVFETAFGKIGVNICYGRHHPLNWLAFGLNGAEIVFNPSATVGELSEPMWPIEARNAAIANSYYVGSINRVGTEVFPNPFTSGDGKPQHADFGHFYGSSHVSAPDASCTPSLSRYKDGLLISELDLNLCRQLKDKWGFRMTARYDLYADLLTRYVKPNFEPQIISDPLLHKNHL